A part of Corynebacterium mustelae genomic DNA contains:
- a CDS encoding CG0192 family protein: protein MERVSEILDATLTPTKSEILTDVFGPHELIGAFRFVDPNGEVGIETMIVSQTGPLLQLPVTYRSHRISDDFEVSTMQHSELGQRYVTKTIADPVAVAEYIRVIIEGDTNAQRSDGVQPPLVIRGTGSAGADNLTIENIHLDEISGDTVTGNIDINGERKHFRLELPTELEPKPVQLALVGTDTETGVAYVLAELTI, encoded by the coding sequence ATGGAACGCGTGTCCGAGATTCTTGATGCGACTTTAACTCCGACGAAATCGGAGATCCTCACCGATGTTTTTGGGCCGCATGAACTTATAGGCGCATTCCGGTTTGTGGATCCGAACGGCGAAGTGGGAATCGAAACCATGATCGTTAGTCAAACCGGACCGCTACTACAATTGCCCGTGACCTACCGAAGTCACAGAATCAGTGATGATTTTGAGGTTTCTACCATGCAGCACAGCGAGCTGGGGCAACGATATGTCACTAAAACCATCGCCGACCCGGTAGCTGTCGCCGAGTATATACGGGTGATTATCGAAGGCGATACCAATGCGCAGCGTTCCGATGGGGTACAACCACCGCTGGTTATTCGCGGAACCGGCAGCGCCGGGGCGGATAACCTGACAATTGAAAACATTCACCTTGATGAGATTTCCGGCGATACCGTCACGGGAAATATCGACATCAACGGTGAACGCAAGCACTTCAGACTGGAACTACCCACCGAATTAGAACCAAAGCCAGTGCAGTTGGCGTTGGTCGGTACCGACACTGAAACCGGGGTTGCTTATGTGCTGGCGGAGCTGACGATCTAG